The proteins below are encoded in one region of Halorhodospira halochloris:
- a CDS encoding flagellin, with protein MAQVINTNVASLNAQRHLNASKGDMETAIERLSSGLRINSARDDAAGLAISERFTAQINGLDQAARNANDGISFAQTAEGAMEEMSNLLQRVRELAVQAANDTNTPGDRDALNREVQAALDEVNRIAENTQFNQQNVLDGSLGELIFQVGANRAQSLSVSGMDLRGEKLGAQIIDGQAVLSQIQEGASEELDFGDADININGTAISLEGVRSVSEAVERINERNPVTGVQAFRADRATQEFTFAEDNFDGTEESASLKINGQQINFNMGEDPEEALQNMVDAVNSRAAETGVEARVSGDGRVEFRSESDFRIGRSDVGELPIAIPDGVDGALDMEDEFDFGEGLHVQRGIQLASELEGAVSIEADDQDLARLGLIDADGDLLSGKNYVVTGQEVDGKVETINVQNRAAADNAIRTVDFALGRINEVRADLGAVQNRFEATINNLNISSENLSESRSRIRDADFAEETAEMTRTEILQQAGTSVLGQANQMPQMVTQLLQQ; from the coding sequence ATGGCACAGGTGATCAACACAAACGTTGCATCGCTTAATGCGCAGCGCCACTTGAATGCTTCGAAAGGCGATATGGAGACTGCCATTGAGCGATTATCATCCGGTTTACGCATCAATAGTGCGCGGGATGACGCCGCGGGCTTGGCGATAAGCGAGCGGTTCACCGCTCAGATCAATGGCCTTGATCAGGCGGCCAGGAATGCTAACGATGGCATCTCTTTCGCGCAGACAGCCGAAGGCGCCATGGAAGAGATGAGCAACCTGCTGCAGAGAGTGCGCGAGCTCGCTGTGCAGGCGGCCAACGACACCAACACCCCGGGAGATCGGGATGCCCTCAACCGCGAGGTGCAGGCTGCGTTGGATGAGGTGAATAGGATCGCCGAGAACACTCAGTTCAACCAGCAAAATGTGCTGGATGGCTCTCTCGGTGAGCTGATCTTCCAAGTCGGGGCGAATCGCGCCCAGAGTCTGAGTGTCTCAGGGATGGATCTGCGCGGCGAGAAGCTTGGAGCCCAGATAATTGACGGCCAGGCTGTGCTCAGCCAGATTCAAGAGGGAGCTAGCGAAGAGCTTGATTTTGGTGACGCCGATATAAATATAAATGGTACCGCAATAAGCCTTGAGGGCGTACGCAGCGTCTCAGAGGCTGTGGAGAGGATCAACGAGCGTAATCCGGTCACCGGAGTTCAAGCCTTCAGGGCGGATCGTGCGACACAGGAGTTCACCTTTGCTGAAGATAACTTCGATGGCACCGAGGAGAGCGCCAGCCTGAAGATCAACGGCCAGCAGATCAATTTCAACATGGGTGAAGATCCAGAAGAAGCGCTGCAGAACATGGTCGATGCGGTAAACTCCAGGGCCGCTGAGACTGGCGTTGAAGCGCGCGTATCTGGCGATGGCCGGGTGGAGTTTCGCTCGGAGTCTGACTTCCGGATAGGCAGATCCGATGTTGGGGAGTTGCCTATAGCGATACCTGATGGTGTCGATGGGGCCCTGGACATGGAGGATGAGTTCGATTTCGGCGAAGGACTCCACGTGCAGCGTGGTATCCAGCTGGCAAGCGAGCTTGAAGGAGCAGTTTCGATTGAAGCAGATGACCAGGATCTAGCCAGGCTCGGCCTGATTGATGCAGATGGAGATTTGCTTTCTGGCAAGAACTACGTGGTTACCGGCCAGGAAGTTGATGGTAAGGTAGAGACCATAAACGTTCAAAACCGTGCGGCAGCCGATAATGCCATACGGACGGTTGATTTCGCTCTCGGGCGTATAAATGAGGTGCGAGCCGATTTGGGTGCGGTACAGAACCGCTTTGAAGCGACAATAAATAACCTGAACATCTCCTCGGAGAACCTGAGTGAGTCACGTTCGCGGATCCGCGATGCCGACTTTGCCGAGGAGACCGCAGAGATGACGCGAACGGAGATACTGCAGCAGGCTGGCACGTCGGTCCTAGGACAGGCCAACCAGATGCCGCAGATGGTGACTCAGTTGCTGCAACAATAA
- a CDS encoding flagellin, which translates to MGQVINTNVASLNAQRHLNATQADQQQALERLSSGKRINSASDDAAGLAISERFTSQVNGLNQAERNANDGISFAQTAEGAMEEMGNLLQRVRELAVQSANDTNTAEDRRALDAEVQQAVMEIDRIAQTTQFNNQNVLDGSLQELVFQVGANRAQSINVSGLDVRGHNLGAEIMDGRAIEREIGEDGAYGDLDIEGSISVNGVEVSMDGVREVSDVADRVNAVAGSTGVQAFRADRAESQEFDYETPGEEGASIEINGQHVGVSEGADINEFVDEVNRNSQETGVRARVTDEGTVQFASESDFRIEAGDNNPLGMDEGEHVRFERGIQLAADIERPVQVTGDNDLMTELGLADQDGEVLEVESSRVSGPDALSVASRGDADNAIRTVDFALGRINEARADLGAIQNRFEATTSNLQNVSENMEASRSRILDADFARESAEMTRADVLQQAGTSVLAQANQSPQNVLTLLQ; encoded by the coding sequence ATGGGACAGGTTATCAATACAAATGTCGCTTCACTGAATGCGCAGCGGCACCTTAATGCCACTCAGGCAGATCAACAGCAGGCTCTAGAGCGCCTGTCATCAGGTAAGCGGATCAATTCTGCTTCAGATGATGCTGCCGGCTTGGCCATCAGTGAGCGCTTTACTTCGCAGGTAAACGGCCTTAACCAGGCCGAACGGAACGCTAACGACGGCATCTCTTTCGCCCAGACCGCAGAAGGGGCGATGGAAGAGATGGGTAACCTGCTGCAGCGGGTCCGTGAGCTGGCGGTTCAGTCGGCAAACGACACCAACACTGCAGAGGATCGGCGGGCTCTGGATGCTGAGGTTCAGCAAGCGGTCATGGAGATCGATCGTATTGCTCAAACGACTCAGTTTAACAACCAGAACGTCCTCGACGGTTCCTTGCAAGAGCTGGTCTTCCAGGTTGGTGCCAACCGGGCCCAGAGCATCAACGTATCCGGCCTTGATGTGCGCGGCCACAACCTTGGTGCCGAGATCATGGATGGTCGCGCGATAGAGCGTGAAATCGGCGAAGATGGCGCCTACGGTGATCTGGATATTGAGGGCAGTATCAGTGTCAACGGTGTCGAAGTCTCCATGGATGGCGTGCGTGAGGTATCTGACGTGGCCGATAGGGTAAATGCCGTTGCTGGGTCGACCGGTGTGCAAGCCTTTAGGGCCGATCGTGCTGAGTCTCAGGAGTTTGATTACGAAACTCCAGGGGAAGAAGGCGCCAGCATTGAGATCAACGGCCAGCATGTTGGCGTCAGCGAAGGTGCTGACATTAACGAGTTTGTTGATGAGGTAAACCGCAACTCACAGGAGACCGGGGTTCGGGCAAGAGTGACGGATGAGGGGACAGTGCAGTTCGCCTCCGAGTCCGACTTCCGTATCGAAGCGGGGGACAATAATCCTCTCGGTATGGACGAGGGCGAGCACGTTCGCTTCGAGCGGGGAATTCAGCTTGCCGCTGACATTGAGCGGCCGGTGCAGGTCACCGGTGACAACGATCTTATGACCGAGTTGGGTCTGGCCGATCAAGATGGCGAGGTCTTAGAGGTTGAGTCTAGCCGGGTAAGTGGTCCCGATGCGCTTTCAGTGGCTAGCAGGGGCGATGCGGATAACGCCATCCGTACCGTGGACTTTGCCCTGGGGCGGATAAACGAGGCGCGAGCTGACCTCGGTGCGATCCAGAACCGCTTCGAGGCTACTACCAGCAATCTGCAGAACGTCTCGGAAAACATGGAGGCTTCTCGTTCACGCATCCTGGATGCTGATTTCGCCCGCGAGAGTGCTGAAATGACGCGTGCAGATGTGCTGCAGCAGGCTGGAACCTCGGTGCTGGCACAGGCCAACCAGTCGCCGCAGAACGTGTTGACGCTACTGCAGTAA
- a CDS encoding TonB-dependent receptor family protein, with protein sequence MKQPNPYRMFGTLTSTTILACAYGTASAETSTRLLDRVMITGDPDRIEEIPGSAQALDREALDRHSHTDPHRILRDIPGVTVLEEEGYGQFPHISMRGTPPERGERVTIMEDGVLVAPAPYAAPAGYYFPPIGRMDRVETRKGSSSIKYGPYTVGGALNMVSTPIPRERSGKADILFGSHNGRRMHAHIGGQEGENDQWGWLVEGYTEQSDGFKDLDNALSGPNQPEPNTGFDRRNLMTKLRWNSDPMAELYQEVEFKFATDERTVYDTYLGLTEQDYADDPYRRYAGSQIDEINTENDKFMLRHYIQPTANVDITTTIYRTETVRNWYKLHEVSDGNPDNGGEFTGIGDILDDPEEHSAEMDWIRGDIASWDDDSVGDVRANNREYFAHGLDVQMGYLFDAFGWEHELESGLRYHQDEEDRLQWHDSFAMEDGMMYKVDGSKRDTPGDVTNRLTEAEAIAGFVQNTMRQGSWTVTPGVRYEYVDVERRDWEGPNRSSANLDDDRPRSNTYREWIPGIGAVYDIDRRWSVLAGVHRGFAPGGSDPDGEAEESNNYELGARFRDAYTQAELIGFFNDYSNINAQCTQVGGGCEDEDDVAPIGEVEVYGLEATWLHDLGASQGWGVQVPVSLTYTLTRSEFRENIGKEEAPNNWAYARKGDSLPEIPEHEINARIGLAQEDWRINLAANWTDSVKAKADPDYSHQEIDSRVLIDLSGEYYITEDARLFAAAENLTDEEYVAHWRPAGARPGKPREFWAGIKVDF encoded by the coding sequence ATGAAACAACCCAACCCTTACCGCATGTTCGGAACCTTAACCAGCACAACAATCCTGGCATGCGCTTACGGCACGGCAAGCGCCGAGACTTCAACAAGACTGCTCGATCGGGTGATGATTACCGGGGATCCGGACCGGATTGAGGAGATACCAGGCTCAGCTCAAGCGCTGGATCGGGAAGCCCTCGACCGGCACAGTCATACCGACCCGCACCGCATCTTGCGTGACATTCCAGGCGTGACCGTGCTCGAAGAGGAAGGCTACGGGCAGTTTCCGCACATCAGCATGCGTGGCACACCGCCAGAGCGCGGCGAGCGAGTGACGATCATGGAGGATGGTGTCCTTGTCGCGCCTGCCCCCTATGCGGCCCCTGCGGGTTACTATTTCCCACCCATAGGCCGTATGGACAGAGTTGAAACCCGCAAGGGCTCGAGTTCCATCAAATATGGCCCGTATACAGTTGGCGGCGCACTGAACATGGTCTCAACCCCGATACCGCGTGAGCGCTCCGGCAAGGCAGACATCCTATTTGGCTCGCATAACGGCAGAAGGATGCATGCCCACATTGGTGGCCAAGAGGGCGAAAACGATCAATGGGGATGGCTCGTTGAGGGCTACACTGAGCAAAGTGATGGTTTCAAGGATCTTGATAATGCCCTCTCCGGACCCAATCAGCCCGAGCCGAATACCGGCTTTGATCGACGCAACCTGATGACCAAGCTGCGCTGGAATAGCGACCCGATGGCCGAACTATACCAAGAGGTGGAGTTCAAGTTCGCTACGGATGAGCGTACCGTCTACGACACCTATCTCGGCCTTACGGAGCAAGACTACGCCGACGACCCCTACCGGCGCTACGCCGGTTCGCAGATCGACGAAATCAATACCGAAAACGACAAGTTCATGTTAAGGCACTACATTCAACCAACCGCCAACGTAGACATCACCACCACCATTTACCGCACTGAAACAGTGCGCAATTGGTACAAGCTCCACGAGGTCTCTGACGGTAACCCCGACAACGGCGGAGAGTTCACCGGCATCGGTGACATCCTCGATGACCCGGAGGAGCACTCGGCCGAGATGGATTGGATCCGGGGCGATATCGCTAGTTGGGATGATGACTCGGTTGGAGATGTGCGAGCCAACAACCGTGAGTATTTTGCCCACGGCCTGGACGTCCAGATGGGCTACCTCTTCGACGCCTTCGGCTGGGAGCACGAGCTCGAGAGTGGGCTACGCTACCACCAGGATGAGGAGGACCGCCTTCAGTGGCACGACAGCTTCGCCATGGAAGACGGGATGATGTACAAGGTAGATGGCTCTAAACGGGATACCCCGGGTGATGTTACCAACCGCCTTACCGAGGCTGAGGCTATCGCCGGTTTCGTGCAGAACACCATGCGTCAGGGTTCCTGGACCGTTACCCCGGGCGTGCGCTACGAGTACGTCGATGTTGAGCGTCGCGACTGGGAAGGTCCGAACCGTAGCTCCGCCAATCTAGATGATGACCGTCCGCGCTCGAACACCTATCGGGAGTGGATCCCTGGCATCGGCGCGGTCTACGACATCGACCGGCGCTGGAGCGTGCTGGCCGGCGTCCACCGCGGCTTCGCCCCCGGCGGATCGGACCCCGACGGTGAGGCTGAGGAGAGCAACAACTACGAGCTCGGTGCCCGCTTCCGCGACGCCTATACCCAGGCCGAGCTCATCGGCTTCTTCAACGACTACTCGAACATAAATGCCCAGTGCACCCAAGTCGGCGGAGGCTGTGAAGATGAGGACGATGTCGCACCGATCGGGGAGGTGGAGGTGTACGGTCTTGAGGCCACCTGGCTCCACGACCTCGGAGCTTCACAAGGCTGGGGCGTCCAGGTTCCCGTGAGCCTGACATACACGCTGACCCGTAGTGAGTTCCGGGAGAACATCGGTAAAGAAGAGGCGCCGAATAATTGGGCTTACGCCCGCAAAGGCGACTCCCTGCCGGAAATCCCTGAGCACGAAATCAACGCCCGCATTGGGCTCGCCCAAGAGGATTGGCGGATCAACTTGGCTGCCAACTGGACCGACTCAGTCAAAGCCAAGGCCGACCCAGACTACTCGCATCAGGAGATCGACTCCCGCGTACTAATCGATCTGTCAGGTGAGTACTACATCACTGAGGACGCTCGTCTGTTTGCCGCAGCGGAAAACCTCACCGATGAGGAGTATGTAGCTCACTGGAGGCCCGCCGGCGCACGTCCGGGCAAGCCGCGAGAATTTTGGGCAGGAATAAAGGTGGACTTTTAA
- the flgL gene encoding flagellar hook-associated protein FlgL has translation MRVSTSHMHNTGVQNMTGQQSEINESHNQLSSGKRVLRPSDDPSSAARILDLERTVSSVERFNRNNDMARNRLSMSENAMEQVGNNLQRIRELTVQAANDSQDPQTRGYIASEIKERYEQLLQLSNSRDGNGEYLFAGAKTKTRPFSMEPGGQVEYHGDQNSRQVRVGPGRQIGVDNSGFEAFMKVPNGNGKFQAYESRENNGSGVINVVDQSVHRIDPQYGEYRLQFVEDDYGDMRYMVERRHDQNNPEGWELVQPPAGPDGQPPAVDQLPEYAPGSTIEVEEGVRVQVDGSPEQGDTFTVSTSRPQSIFETVHELIGALEEDGEGPHFRNAVNRALGDVDLALENVINIRSQIGARLSTLDSERASNEAALVDLQETISTEEDLDYAEATGRFNKQLSGLEAAQATFGRVQNLSLFNYI, from the coding sequence GTGAGAGTATCGACTAGCCACATGCATAATACCGGCGTGCAGAACATGACCGGTCAGCAGTCTGAGATAAACGAGAGTCACAATCAGCTCTCTAGCGGCAAGCGCGTCCTGAGGCCCTCCGACGATCCCTCCTCGGCGGCGCGCATACTTGATCTAGAGCGCACTGTCTCTTCGGTTGAGCGTTTCAATCGGAATAATGATATGGCGCGCAACCGGCTTTCGATGTCTGAAAATGCTATGGAGCAGGTCGGTAACAACCTGCAGCGCATACGGGAGTTGACGGTACAGGCCGCCAATGATTCTCAGGATCCGCAGACGCGTGGCTATATCGCCTCAGAGATCAAAGAACGCTATGAACAGTTGCTGCAGCTGAGTAATAGCAGAGATGGCAATGGAGAATATCTGTTTGCCGGTGCCAAGACCAAGACTCGCCCTTTCAGCATGGAGCCGGGTGGTCAAGTCGAGTATCACGGTGATCAGAATAGCCGTCAGGTTAGGGTAGGTCCGGGGCGGCAGATTGGCGTAGATAATTCGGGGTTTGAGGCCTTTATGAAGGTCCCCAATGGCAATGGCAAGTTCCAGGCCTACGAGAGCCGAGAAAATAATGGCAGCGGGGTGATCAATGTTGTTGATCAGTCGGTGCACCGTATTGACCCGCAGTACGGCGAATATCGCCTCCAGTTTGTCGAGGATGATTACGGCGATATGCGTTATATGGTTGAGCGCCGCCACGATCAGAACAATCCCGAAGGGTGGGAGTTGGTCCAACCGCCGGCTGGACCAGATGGTCAGCCACCTGCGGTAGATCAGCTACCTGAATATGCACCGGGTAGTACGATAGAGGTTGAGGAGGGTGTGCGGGTGCAGGTAGATGGCAGCCCTGAACAGGGGGATACCTTTACTGTTTCGACAAGTCGCCCTCAGTCTATTTTTGAGACGGTGCATGAACTGATCGGTGCCCTGGAAGAGGACGGCGAGGGGCCGCACTTTCGCAATGCAGTCAATAGAGCGCTCGGCGATGTAGACTTAGCCCTTGAAAATGTAATAAACATCCGTTCACAGATAGGTGCTAGGCTGTCCACCCTCGATTCCGAGCGAGCTAGCAATGAGGCCGCGCTGGTAGATCTGCAGGAGACTATATCGACTGAGGAAGATCTCGACTACGCCGAGGCTACCGGCCGCTTTAATAAACAACTCAGCGGCTTGGAAGCAGCACAGGCCACCTTCGGTAGGGTTCAGAACCTGAGCCTGTTCAATTATATCTAA
- the flgK gene encoding flagellar hook-associated protein FlgK: MADFLNTGISGLRASQRGLATTSHNISNVNTDGFSRQRVEQDTTHPHYYSRGAIGTGTQVQTIQRLSEDTRVEGLRRHNSEFERLDKLQEMTSRVDNLVADKDAGLSPAMREFFDAVEEVANDPANTVTRQLLLTRGQALVDRFETMDNRLLELQNDVDKRIGQKAEQVNGLAHSIAELNNEIRQRFHNEQRPPNDLLDQRDEKIRQLSELVAVRVTQERDGSVNVGVGGGQPLVVGDRTYNLDVVKNPYDPERPELAMQIGDREVVVTDRLRGGSMGGLLEFREGVLDETRDDIGRVATSLGVALNEQHKRGVHYEEGEPQRGDNFFDVADVKVSAHAANVDAEKPEVQIDPERIGELQGGAYSLRYDAGNDQWQVRREQDNQTINLLPNQNASAAGNDVMVPDEDGYFRFDGMKVKLPDGAEDGERFLIEPTKEGARGLDTRLSRPTQIAAASPAATGEAVTATGQSENTGRGEIGPAEVGDAEGVMEALREGGPLHKGVILEHQQEPNGESYFQVYVGGEEIPGARLRYNPDDHDRGQEYNLSNVEGLEDLDVTVRISGLPDPGDSFAINGNYEGVGDNTNALAMAELMDESIMDNGNSSFQEAYSSMVGDLGGFSQRVQTNRDAQQTLLRQAEEHWEELSGVNLDEEAANMMEYQQAYQAAAQVITTADEVFQEILNAVRR; the protein is encoded by the coding sequence ATGGCGGATTTCCTCAACACTGGGATAAGTGGGCTACGTGCCTCGCAGCGCGGCTTGGCGACTACCTCGCATAACATTTCCAATGTCAACACGGACGGTTTCAGCCGGCAGCGTGTCGAGCAGGACACAACTCACCCTCATTATTATTCACGTGGTGCGATCGGTACCGGGACGCAGGTACAGACCATTCAGCGCCTGAGTGAAGATACGCGGGTCGAGGGCTTGCGCCGCCATAACTCCGAGTTTGAGCGGCTTGACAAGCTGCAAGAGATGACCTCGCGGGTTGATAATCTGGTGGCCGATAAAGATGCCGGGCTCAGCCCAGCGATGCGCGAATTCTTCGATGCAGTGGAAGAGGTTGCCAACGATCCGGCTAATACTGTTACTAGGCAGCTGCTTCTAACCAGGGGGCAGGCGTTGGTCGATCGTTTTGAGACCATGGACAATCGCCTGCTCGAATTGCAGAACGATGTTGATAAGCGGATTGGCCAAAAAGCCGAACAAGTCAATGGTCTGGCCCATTCTATAGCCGAGCTTAACAATGAGATCCGTCAGCGCTTTCATAACGAACAGCGTCCCCCTAACGATCTGCTCGATCAGCGCGATGAAAAAATACGTCAGTTATCAGAACTCGTTGCTGTAAGGGTGACTCAGGAAAGGGATGGTTCGGTCAATGTCGGAGTCGGTGGCGGGCAGCCGCTTGTGGTTGGAGATCGCACCTACAACTTAGACGTAGTTAAAAACCCATATGACCCGGAGCGCCCTGAACTGGCCATGCAAATTGGCGATCGAGAGGTTGTAGTTACTGATCGATTGCGCGGCGGCAGTATGGGGGGGCTGCTCGAGTTTCGTGAGGGGGTACTGGATGAAACCCGCGATGATATTGGTCGCGTGGCCACCTCGTTGGGCGTAGCCCTGAATGAGCAGCACAAGCGCGGTGTCCACTACGAAGAGGGAGAGCCGCAACGCGGTGATAATTTCTTCGATGTTGCAGACGTCAAGGTCTCTGCACATGCTGCTAATGTCGATGCCGAAAAACCTGAGGTGCAAATAGACCCCGAGCGCATAGGAGAGTTACAAGGTGGCGCATACTCTTTGCGCTACGATGCTGGCAACGATCAGTGGCAAGTGCGCAGGGAGCAGGACAACCAGACAATAAACCTACTTCCCAACCAGAATGCTTCCGCTGCTGGTAATGATGTTATGGTGCCCGATGAAGACGGGTATTTCCGCTTTGACGGCATGAAAGTCAAGCTGCCGGATGGGGCCGAAGATGGCGAAAGGTTCTTGATAGAGCCCACCAAAGAGGGGGCAAGAGGGCTTGACACGAGGCTGTCGAGGCCAACTCAGATTGCGGCTGCTTCGCCAGCTGCAACCGGTGAGGCCGTGACTGCGACTGGACAGAGTGAGAACACCGGCAGGGGTGAGATAGGCCCTGCAGAGGTTGGTGATGCTGAGGGCGTCATGGAGGCGCTCCGCGAAGGTGGGCCGTTGCACAAGGGCGTGATACTAGAGCACCAGCAGGAGCCGAATGGCGAATCTTATTTTCAGGTCTATGTTGGCGGCGAGGAAATTCCAGGGGCAAGGCTGCGTTATAATCCGGACGACCACGACCGCGGGCAGGAATATAATCTCTCAAATGTTGAGGGGCTTGAGGACTTGGATGTCACTGTGCGCATTTCTGGTCTGCCGGACCCAGGGGATAGCTTCGCAATCAACGGCAACTACGAAGGGGTAGGCGATAACACTAACGCGCTAGCTATGGCGGAACTGATGGATGAGTCCATCATGGACAATGGCAACAGCAGCTTCCAGGAAGCCTACAGTTCAATGGTTGGCGATTTGGGTGGATTTAGCCAACGGGTCCAGACCAACCGCGATGCTCAGCAGACCCTGCTGCGTCAAGCCGAGGAGCACTGGGAGGAACTTTCTGGTGTCAACCTCGACGAGGAGGCCGCCAATATGATGGAGTATCAACAGGCCTATCAAGCTGCGGCACAGGTTATAACCACTGCAGATGAGGTCTTCCAGGAAATCCTCAATGCAGTGCGCCGCTAG
- the flgJ gene encoding flagellar assembly peptidoglycan hydrolase FlgJ, protein MRDVGSLGNAIEPQGLHELRGRVQDPSEEDLAEVAKQFEAVFVEMMLKQMRAATPGEDIFGGNAEETYRGLFDRQMAVQMARGEGMGLAPMIEEQLRVNAGFETDRVKGGPRDLDDYRHSSVPLSPYSDSSAQPGSEDEHVSSGDSKVADKDDPVSFYEGVVDSATASLNQTNNLEEQKPGDKGPAWSTPREFVEDITPLAKDTAERLGVSPVALIAQAALETGWGRHVIQDSDGVSSNNLFNIKAQYSGWNGDSVKVPTLEYRNGVAQREMADFRAYESLEDSFDDYADFLERNPRYQEALRVGDDPERFVRALQDAGYATDPNYARKLQQIMDIDPERGVGVRAGTEVLKISDSLPNS, encoded by the coding sequence ATGCGCGATGTCGGAAGTCTGGGTAATGCGATCGAGCCGCAGGGGCTGCATGAGCTGCGTGGGCGTGTCCAGGATCCCAGTGAAGAGGATCTGGCCGAGGTAGCTAAGCAGTTTGAGGCCGTATTTGTCGAGATGATGCTCAAGCAGATGCGTGCAGCTACGCCAGGTGAGGACATCTTTGGAGGCAATGCCGAAGAGACCTATCGCGGGCTTTTTGATCGCCAAATGGCGGTGCAGATGGCCAGGGGCGAGGGCATGGGGTTGGCGCCCATGATTGAGGAACAATTGCGGGTCAATGCTGGGTTTGAGACCGACAGAGTAAAAGGTGGGCCGCGCGACCTGGATGACTATAGGCACTCCTCTGTGCCTCTCTCGCCATACTCAGATAGCTCAGCCCAGCCTGGTTCCGAAGACGAGCATGTATCAAGTGGCGATAGCAAAGTTGCCGATAAAGACGACCCTGTCTCTTTTTATGAGGGCGTGGTAGATTCTGCCACCGCCTCTCTTAATCAGACGAATAATTTGGAAGAGCAGAAGCCCGGCGATAAGGGACCGGCTTGGTCGACCCCACGGGAATTTGTAGAAGACATAACTCCGTTAGCAAAGGATACCGCTGAGCGTTTGGGGGTCTCACCGGTGGCCCTGATTGCCCAAGCCGCTCTGGAGACAGGCTGGGGTAGGCACGTTATCCAAGATAGTGACGGTGTTAGTTCGAATAACCTATTCAATATAAAGGCCCAGTACTCCGGATGGAATGGCGACTCGGTGAAGGTTCCTACCTTGGAGTATCGTAATGGGGTGGCTCAGAGGGAGATGGCCGATTTTAGGGCCTACGAGTCACTAGAGGATAGCTTCGATGATTACGCGGACTTTTTGGAGCGTAATCCACGCTACCAGGAGGCCCTGCGGGTAGGGGATGACCCCGAGCGCTTTGTTAGAGCCTTGCAGGATGCGGGATACGCGACAGATCCAAACTACGCTAGAAAGCTGCAGCAGATAATGGATATAGATCCGGAGCGTGGAGTAGGCGTTCGGGCTGGAACCGAAGTGCTAAAGATTTCGGATAGTCTGCCGAACAGCTAA
- a CDS encoding flagellar basal body P-ring protein FlgI, with the protein MMRAGFYLRYVAAGLFATVALLASGLAAAERIKDIADIAGVRSNQLVGYGLVVGLDGTGDNAPFTDQSVRSMLSAMGVNIPHDVDPQSDNTAAVMVTAELPAFTREGQQIDVKVSSLGNADSLQGGQLLMTPLRGSDGEVYAVAQGGVIVGGFGAEDTEIPVDNHLGGSIPRGAMVERTIDSGFGERDEVVLNLHNPDFTTARRTAEVINENLGPNTARAVDAGSVRVRAPADADQRVSYVSFLEELEVEPGEAPAQIIVNSRTGTIVMGSGVRVRPAAVSHGNMTVAIAGAPAEQVAEDPLGLDEPVMAPDEDLGEVEGDNPAFVFQPGADINEIVDAINSVGAAPGDLIAILEALKRAGALRAELTVL; encoded by the coding sequence ATGATGCGGGCAGGCTTTTATTTGCGTTACGTGGCTGCAGGGTTGTTCGCCACCGTTGCTTTATTGGCTTCTGGTCTGGCTGCGGCGGAACGCATAAAGGATATCGCCGACATAGCCGGTGTTAGGAGCAATCAATTAGTCGGCTATGGCTTGGTGGTCGGGCTGGATGGGACGGGCGATAATGCCCCTTTCACTGATCAGAGTGTGCGTTCCATGCTCAGTGCGATGGGAGTAAACATTCCGCATGACGTCGATCCGCAGTCTGATAACACCGCAGCAGTAATGGTAACCGCCGAATTGCCGGCCTTTACCCGCGAGGGGCAGCAGATTGACGTTAAGGTCTCCTCACTGGGAAATGCTGATAGCCTGCAGGGAGGCCAGTTGCTTATGACACCTCTGCGCGGCTCGGATGGTGAGGTCTATGCCGTGGCTCAGGGGGGAGTCATTGTAGGGGGGTTCGGTGCAGAAGACACCGAGATACCGGTAGATAACCACCTAGGCGGCTCTATACCCCGCGGTGCTATGGTAGAACGCACTATAGACAGTGGCTTTGGTGAGCGTGACGAGGTGGTGCTTAATCTGCACAATCCAGACTTTACAACTGCGCGCCGCACTGCCGAGGTGATTAATGAAAACCTTGGCCCTAATACTGCGCGGGCTGTTGATGCCGGCTCCGTGAGAGTGCGGGCGCCTGCAGATGCCGATCAGCGTGTAAGCTATGTCTCATTCCTTGAAGAGCTTGAGGTTGAGCCTGGCGAGGCCCCTGCGCAGATAATTGTTAATTCGCGTACTGGTACCATAGTGATGGGCTCGGGGGTGCGGGTAAGGCCTGCAGCTGTGAGCCATGGCAACATGACCGTCGCTATAGCTGGGGCACCGGCTGAGCAGGTGGCCGAGGACCCGCTAGGGTTGGATGAGCCGGTAATGGCCCCAGATGAGGATTTGGGTGAGGTCGAAGGTGATAACCCAGCATTTGTCTTTCAGCCGGGGGCCGATATCAACGAGATCGTCGACGCTATTAACAGTGTCGGTGCAGCTCCGGGGGATTTGATTGCTATACTAGAGGCTCTCAAGCGTGCCGGTGCTCTGCGAGCTGAGTTGACCGTGTTGTAA